A window of the Vigna angularis cultivar LongXiaoDou No.4 chromosome 3, ASM1680809v1, whole genome shotgun sequence genome harbors these coding sequences:
- the LOC108326262 gene encoding uncharacterized protein LOC108326262 — protein MVGASWFRTLWKNQRKDDAHSEKAVLGVLAFEVASLMSKLVNLWQSLSDKQVAKLREEITNSVGIRKLVSEDENFIVRLISLEMLENMAHVAESVARLGKKCSDQSLKDFENAFDVFITFGLDPNRWEFTSRKMEKKVRRMEKFISTNATLYQEMELLADLEQTLGRMKAYTESDGPNLIDYQKKVAWKRLEVKNLKAARSLFTIFRRINNVFGIQEIIDVGKIKNRSALNSDHADGSRSVSESLQPSVQPSSKARPTFASGPLGAFAATSRPNGRTNKATMFPLDAGDSSTKPGLSSVKNRSVRFFSGPLGRNSKKPVPDNGTNKSSKIWNLNGHSTAVSGKEINARHSRLTQVEPFKGSILADSSLVTDSHSSPNDVLLASQNPNDPKANLVTPRKEGHSPQSTFHYLCRLKPPSESLGAASLALHYANVIIMIEKLATSPYLIGLDARDDLYNMLPRRVRVAISSKLKPYSKAMASAVYDAGLAEEWNEAMTGILEWLAPLAHNMLRWQSERSYEQHCFVSRTNVLLVQTLYFANQEKTEAIITELLVGLNYVWRYARELNKKALLDCGHGGVDNGYSQLNL, from the coding sequence ATGGTTGGTGCATCATGGTTTCGAACTCTATGGAAGAATCAACGGAAGGATGATGCTCATTCTGAGAAGGCAGTGCTTGGAGTATTAGCATTTGAAGTCGCAAGCTTAATGTCCAAGCTTGTTAACTTGTGGCAGTCTTTGAGTGATAAACAGGTTGCTAAGTTGAGAGAAGAGATAACAAATTCAGTGGGTATCAGAAAGCTTGTTTCGGAAGATGAGAATTTCATTGTACGTTTAATCAGTCTGGAGATGCTTGAGAATATGGCACACGTGGCTGAATCTGTGGCTAGGCTAGGGAAAAAGTGCAGTGATCAAAGTTTGAAAGATTTTGAGAATGCCTTTGATGTATTTATCACTTTTGGTTTAGATCCAAATCGGTGGGAGTTCACTTccagaaaaatggaaaaaaaggTAAGAAGGATGGAAAAGTTCATATCAACTAATGCAACTTTGTACCAAGAGATGGAACTGCTAGCTGATCTCGAGCAAACTCTTGGAAGAATGAAGGCTTACACCGAGTCAGATGGACCAAATTTAATTGACTATCAAAAGAAGGTTGCCTGGAAGAGGCTGGAGGTGAAGAACTTAAAGGCTGCAAGATCTCTATTTACAATATTCAGAAGGATCAACAATGTATTTGGCATTCAAGAGATAATAGATGTTGGTAAAATCAAGAATCGAAGTGCTTTGAATTCTGATCACGCTGATGGTAGTCGTTCAGTTTCTGAATCATTGCAACCTTCAGTCCAACCCTCCAGCAAAGCTCGGCCCACATTTGCTTCGGGACCTCTTGGCGCGTTTGCTGCTACATCTCGTCCAAATGGTCGAACAAATAAAGCTACCATGTTTCCTTTAGATGCTGGAGACTCGTCCACAAAGCCAGGGCTAAGTTCAGTAAAGAATAGAAGTGTCAGATTTTTCTCAGGTCCTCTTGGAAGAAATTCAAAAAAGCCTGTCCCAGATAATGGAACAAATAAAAGCAGCAAGATTTGGAACTTAAATGGCCACTCAACTGCTGTTAGTGGGAAGGAAATTAATGCAAGACATAGTCGACTGACTCAAGTAGAACCTTTCAAAGGATCTATACTGGCCGACAGTTCTTTGGTCACTGATAGCCACTCAAGCCCAAATGATGTTCTTTTAGCATCACAAAATCCCAATGACCCTAAGGCAAACCTTGTTACTCCTAGAAAAGAGGGTCATAGCCCTCAATCAACTTTCCATTACCTATGCAGGTTAAAGCCTCCATCTGAATCCCTTGGTGCTGCTTCTTTAGCCCTGCACTATGCAAATGTAATCATCATGATCGAGAAATTGGCAACATCTCCTTACTTGATTGGTCTCGATGCAAGAGATGATCTGTACAACATGTTACCGAGACGTGTAAGAGTTGCTATTAGCAGCAAACTGAAGCCATATTCCAAGGCCATGGCTTCAGCAGTGTATGATGCAGGTCTAGCGGAAGAATGGAACGAAGCAATGACCGGTATATTAGAATGGTTAGCCCCGCTTGCTCACAACATGCTAAGATGGCAATCTGAGAGAAGTTATGAGCAACATTGCTTTGTTTCCCGGACAAATGTGCTGCTGGTACAAACCCTTTACTTTGCAAATCAAGAAAAAACGGAAGCAATAATAACTGAGCTTCTTGTGGGTCTGAATTATGTGTGGAGATATGCTAGGGAGCTCAATAAAAAAGCTCTGCTAGACTGTGGCCATGGTGGGGTAGATAATGGATATTCCCAACTGAATCTATAA
- the LOC108324012 gene encoding pyruvate kinase 2, cytosolic, with the protein MHSSPLLLEEPIRMVSVLEPSKPSFFPAMTKIVGTLGPKSRSVDIISRCLDAGMSVARLDFSWGDPEYHQETLENLRAAIKRTKKLCAVMLDTMGPELQIVNKTEQPITLEEDTLVVLTPDQNKEASSKLLPLNFSGLSKAIKKGDTIFIGKYLFTGSETASVWLEVSEVNGDDISCLVKNTATLSGPLFTVHVSQIHIDLPSLTDKDKEVIRTWGVRNNIDILSLYTRHAQDICHAREFLSNLGDIKQTHIFAKIENIEGLTNFDGILKEADGIILARGNLGIELPPEKVFLFQKAAIYKCNMAGKPVVVTRVVDSMTDNLRPTRAEATDVANAVLDGSDAILLGAETLRGQYPVETISTVGKICAEAEKVHNQDLYFKKAVKHVGEPMSHLEAIASSAVRAAIKVRASVIICFTSSGRAARLIAKYRPTMPVISVVVPQLRTNQLKWTFTGAFEARQSLIVRGIFPMLADPSHPAETKSGTNESILKVALDHGKAFGIVKPHDRVVVCQKLGDSSVVKIIELED; encoded by the exons ATGCATTCAAGTCCTTTGCTTCTCGAAGAACCAATTCGGATGGTATCCGTGCTTGAGCCATCCAAGCCG TCTTTCTTTCCAGCGATGACAAAAATTGTTGGCACCCTTGGCCCAAAGTCACGATCAGTTGATATAATTTCCCGTTGCCTTGATGCAGGAATGTCTG TGGCGAGGTTAGACTTCTCATGGGGTGATCCAGAATACCATCAGGAGACATTGGAAAATTTGAGAGCTGCTATCAAAAGAACCAAGAAACTCTGTGCG GTTATGCTAGATACTATGGGTCCAGAATTACAGATTGTGAATAAGACTGAGCAGCCAATCACCCTTGAAGAAGACACATTGGTTGTCTTAACTCCAGATCAAAACAAAGAAGCTAGTTCAAAACTCTTGCCACTAAATTTTAGTGGGTTATCGAAG GCTATTAAGAAGGGTGATACTATTTTTATCGGAAAATACCTCTTCACTGGAAGTGAAACAGCTTCAGTATGGCTGGAG GTCAGTGAGGTGAATGGTGATGATATCTCCTGCCTCGTAAAAAACACTGCCACACTCTCGGGACCATTGTTTACTGTCCATGTCTCTCAGATTCATATTGATCTTCCTAGTCTCACTGATAAGGATAAGGAG GTGATACGTACATGGGGTGTTCGAAACAATATAGACATCCTTTCATTATATACCAGGCACGCTCAAGATATTTGCCAT GCGCGTGAATTTCTCTCTAATTTGGGTGACATTAAGCAGACGCATATTTTTGCGAAGATTGAAAACATAGAA GGACTGACAAATTTTGATGGGATATTGAAAGAAGCAGATGGCATCATCCTCGCCCGTGGAAATTTAGGGATAGAACTCCCACCTGAGAAG GTTTTCTTATTCCAAAAAGCTGCTATTTACAAGTGTAACATGGCTGGAAAGCCAGTTGTTGTTACACGTGTTGTGGACTCTATGACTGATAATCTAAGACCTACTCGTGCTGAAGCAACCGATGTTGCCAATGCAGTGTTGGATG GAAGCGATGCAATTCTCCTTGGAGCTGAGACCCTTCGGGGACAATACCCTGTAGAGACCATTTCAACAGTTGGAAAAATATGTGCTGAG GCAGAGAAAGTTCATAATCAAGATTTGTATTTTAAGAAGGCTGTAAAACATGTGGGAGAGCCAATGAGCCACTTGGAAGCAATTGCTTCCTCAGCG GTTCGAGCAGCTATCAAGGTTAGGGCATCTGTTATTATTTGCTTCACTTCATCTGGAAGAGCTGCAAG ATTGATTGCTAAGTACAGACCAACCATGCCTGTAATATCTGTTGTAGTTCCCCAGTTGAGGACAAATCAACTCAAATGGACTTTCACCGGTGCTTTTGAG GCTAGGCAATCACTTATTGTGAGAGGTATATTCCCTATGCTGGCAGATCCTAGCCACCCG GCTGAGACTAAAAGTGGGACAAATGAATCAATTTTGAAGGTTGCTTTAGACCATGGGAAGGCTTTTGGCATAGTAAAACCACATGACCGAGTTGTTGTTTGCCAGAAACTGGGTGACTCTTCAGTTGTGAAGATTATTGAGCTGGAAGATTGA